The Acetonema longum DSM 6540 region AGGCCGTCAAAACCGTGGGCCAGAGTCATGGCTTCCACCGAATCGGCAATGATCTCACGGCTGGCTAAAGAAAACTTCATGCCGATATGACCCATGGCAATGCCGTCACAGACGCCGATAGTCGGAAATTCCGCCGCCGTGCCGCCGGCAGCGGTCACGCCCAGTTTTACCGCATCGGCAATATCCCGCAGATGAAAATGACCGGGTATGATCTCGTTAAAAGAATTCACGATCCCGATTAACGGCTTCTTCAAATCATCAGGCGTATACCCCATGGCGTAAAATAGCGAGCGATGGGCAGCCCGGGTGGAACCTTGTTTTACAATGTCACTGCGCATGATTAACCCCCTTTTCTATTGTTAATAAAACGTAACCGGCAGTTATAACGGGACAAATTGATTCACCGCTGAATCGGGATAAATCATCTCCACCAGATCCTCCGGATCAATATCAGCAACGATAATATGCGGTTTGCCGGTATCCTGCAGAGCCCGCTGAAAGGCCGCCTGGAATTGGTCCGGAACAGAAGTCTTGATACCGGTGGCGGAACAGGCCTCAGCAAAGGCGATGAAATCAAAGTCAGGCAAGTCGACTGCCTGGTACTGCCGGTTATAGAACAGAGTCTGCATTTGCCGCACCATACCCAGGGATTTATTATTCAGAATAACGCAGATAATGGGCAATTTCTCATGGGCGGCGGTCAGCAACTCGATCCCGGTCATTTTAAAGCCGCCGTCACCGGCAACCAAAATCACCCGCCTGTCAGGACAGGCCGCCTGCGCTCCCAGCGCCGCCGGCAGGCCAAATCCCATGGTCCCCATGCCGCCGGCGGAAATCCAGCTGTTAGGAGTGCTCAAATCCAGATGCTGGGCGGCCCACATCTGATGCTGTCCCACATCGGTAACCCAGGTAACAGGCAGACCTTCTGTCCAGCGGGACATTTGCCGCATGATCCAGGGGGCATTCAGCCGGCCTGTGTCATAATTTTTCTCAAACTGCTTCTGCCAGGCGCCGATGCGGTCCCGCCAGTCAACTATGGCCAGCGGCTTTTTCAACATTTCTGCCGCCAATCGGGCCAGGTTGCCGCGCAGGTCGCCAACCAGCGAAAGATCGGCGGTGATATTCTTATCCAGTTCACCAGGGTCAACATCCAGGTGAATGACGGTTTTGCCGTTGGCGTAGACCTGCCGGTCCCCGGTAACCCGGTCATTGAACCGGGTGCCCGCCGCCAATATCACATCGGCTTCATAGACAGCCCAGTTTGCCGCCTGATGTCCATGCAACCCGGTCAGGCCGAGGAAATAAGGCTGGACAGACGGAAATACCCCCAGTCCCATCAAGGTGCTTACCGTTGGCACGCCGCTGTTTATAGCCAGGGCGACCGCTTCACGCCAGGCGTTGGCCGTCTTGATGCCGCCGCCTGCCAGCATCACCGGCCGCTTGGCCGCAGCCAGCATCTCCACGATCCGGGATATGGTTTGACTGCCGGCCGGGTCCGGTTGTTCAGGCAAAAACTTCGCCCGGCCAACGGGTTCCCAACGGCCCTGGGCTGCCTGGATGTCCCGGGGCACATCCACCAGCACCGGTCCCGGCCTGCCGCTGGTGGCTATGACAAAGGCCTGGCGGATGGTATCCGCCAAATCGTCAATATGCTTTACCAGGAAATTATGCTTGGTGACCGGCATGGTAATGCCGGTTATATCTACCTCCTGGAAAGCATCTGTTCCCAGCAGTCCGGTGGACACCTGACCGGTAATGGCCACCACCGGCGAAGAATCCATATAGGCAGTGGCCAGGCCAGTAACCAGATTGGTGGCGCCCGGGCCGGAAGTAGCGATACAGACCCCGGCTTGCCCTGACAAACGGGCGTAGCCGTCAGCGGCATGGACCGCCCCCTGCTCGTGAACCGGCAGGATATGCCTGAGGGGCGAGCCGCACAGAGCATCATACAGAGGCAGAGTGGCCCCGCCCGGATACCCGAACACAGTGGTTACACCATTTTGCAACAGGCATTCGATGATAATTTTGCCGCCTGACATCTGCATGGACTCGTTCCTCCCGCATTTATTTGCTTTGAAGCCAAGGCATCATCTCCCTGAGTTCCCTGCCCGTCACTTCAATGGGGTGGGCTGCCTTCTGCCGGCGCATCGCGCTAAAATTTGGCCGGTTAGCCTGATTTTCCAGGATCCACTGTTTCGCAAAGGAGCCGTCTTTGATTTCGGCCAGAATCCGGCGCATTTCAGCCCGGGTGGCCTCGGTGATAACGCGGCGTCCGCTCATATAGTCGCCATATTCGGCAGTATCGCTGATGGAGTGGCGCATAGCCGCCATACCGCCTTCATACATCAGGTCTACAATCAGCTTCATTTCATGCATACATTCAAAATAGGCTGATTCCGGCTGATAACCTGCTTCGATTAAGGTTTCAAATCCGGCGCAGATCAGTTCGGTCACGCCGCCGCACAGAATTGCCTGTTCACCGAACAGATCGGTCTCGGTTTCCTCGGCAAAGGTGGTCTGC contains the following coding sequences:
- the ilvB gene encoding biosynthetic-type acetolactate synthase large subunit, whose product is MQMSGGKIIIECLLQNGVTTVFGYPGGATLPLYDALCGSPLRHILPVHEQGAVHAADGYARLSGQAGVCIATSGPGATNLVTGLATAYMDSSPVVAITGQVSTGLLGTDAFQEVDITGITMPVTKHNFLVKHIDDLADTIRQAFVIATSGRPGPVLVDVPRDIQAAQGRWEPVGRAKFLPEQPDPAGSQTISRIVEMLAAAKRPVMLAGGGIKTANAWREAVALAINSGVPTVSTLMGLGVFPSVQPYFLGLTGLHGHQAANWAVYEADVILAAGTRFNDRVTGDRQVYANGKTVIHLDVDPGELDKNITADLSLVGDLRGNLARLAAEMLKKPLAIVDWRDRIGAWQKQFEKNYDTGRLNAPWIMRQMSRWTEGLPVTWVTDVGQHQMWAAQHLDLSTPNSWISAGGMGTMGFGLPAALGAQAACPDRRVILVAGDGGFKMTGIELLTAAHEKLPIICVILNNKSLGMVRQMQTLFYNRQYQAVDLPDFDFIAFAEACSATGIKTSVPDQFQAAFQRALQDTGKPHIIVADIDPEDLVEMIYPDSAVNQFVPL